Proteins co-encoded in one Deinococcus betulae genomic window:
- the prfB gene encoding peptide chain release factor 2 (programmed frameshift), producing the protein MQELLEKLASLREYLDIPGKARRLNELDRELSDPELWSNAGRARQVTQEAGTLRRIVEGYQTLHSDAQGLSEMLEMADAEERELLQEEQQSIEVRVDELYKETLFTMKYADTAAIVRVKSGAGGTESQDWAGMLSRMFMRWAERRGFKTELIDQVDGEQAGVISSEFIIRGDKAYGMMAPEHGVHRLVRVSPFDSNNRRHTSFASVDVVAEVPEEQIDIHIPDSDLRRDVFRSQGAGGQGVNTTDSAVRLTHLPTGIAVASQQTRSQIKNHEIALQILKQRLYDIEVKKREAEEAKARGEQKKIEWGSQIRSYVLDKQYIKDHRTGVMKHNPDDVLDGDLDELQWAGLEWMAGKRISEEGSDDE; encoded by the exons ATGCAGGAACTACTCGAAAAATTGGCGTCGCTCCGGGAGTACCTT GACATTCCCGGCAAAGCGCGCAGACTGAACGAACTGGACCGGGAACTGAGTGACCCCGAACTCTGGAGCAACGCCGGCCGCGCCCGGCAGGTCACCCAGGAGGCGGGCACGCTGCGCCGCATCGTGGAGGGCTACCAGACCCTTCACTCCGACGCGCAGGGCCTCTCAGAAATGCTGGAGATGGCCGACGCCGAAGAGCGGGAGCTGCTGCAAGAAGAGCAGCAAAGTATCGAAGTGCGCGTGGACGAGCTGTACAAAGAAACCCTGTTCACCATGAAGTACGCTGATACAGCCGCCATCGTGCGCGTCAAAAGCGGCGCAGGTGGCACCGAATCGCAGGACTGGGCCGGAATGCTCTCTCGCATGTTCATGCGCTGGGCCGAGCGCCGGGGCTTTAAAACCGAACTCATTGATCAGGTGGACGGCGAGCAGGCCGGCGTCATCAGCAGCGAATTTATTATTCGCGGGGACAAGGCCTACGGCATGATGGCCCCCGAACACGGCGTTCACCGGCTGGTGCGGGTCTCGCCTTTTGACTCGAACAACCGCCGTCATACCTCGTTCGCGTCGGTGGATGTGGTGGCCGAGGTGCCCGAAGAGCAGATTGACATTCATATTCCCGACAGCGACCTGCGCCGCGACGTGTTCCGCTCGCAGGGAGCCGGCGGACAGGGCGTGAACACCACCGACTCGGCGGTGCGCCTGACCCACTTGCCCACTGGCATCGCCGTGGCCTCACAGCAGACGCGCTCTCAGATTAAAAACCACGAGATTGCCCTGCAAATCCTCAAGCAGCGCCTCTATGACATTGAGGTCAAGAAGCGCGAGGCCGAGGAAGCCAAGGCGCGCGGCGAGCAGAAAAAGATCGAGTGGGGCAGCCAGATTCGCTCGTATGTGCTGGACAAGCAGTACATCAAAGACCACCGCACAGGCGTCATGAAACACAACCCCGACGACGTGCTGGACGGCGACCTGGATGAACTGCAGTGGGCGGGCCTGGAATGGATGGCCGGCAAACGGATATCTGAAGAAGGCAGCGACGACGAGTAA